The Chlamydiota bacterium genome includes the window AGAGCCAGACACGTCCATCACACCCATCTCTCACTCGCGAAAACTAGCCGCAATCAAACAATGGCTCACCTCCCACTGTGCACTCTATAATGCCGTGGGTTACATTGTCCATCAGAATAACTTGTTGAGGAAAGTCGCCGTTCACTTGGGATTTGTGATTGAAAATTTTGATGGACTTAATCGAAATACTTTTTCTCCTGAGATTTTATTGAGCTCATCTAAAAAGCTTGCTGAAATCGCTAAGAACTACAACACCCTCATCGTCATCATCTCTTCAAGGGGACTCTGGCTTTCTAGCACTCAAGAAACGGAACGTAAAGTTCATGATACGTTTATTCAAAAATTAAAAGAGTTCAATTTGAAAGTGATTGACCTACAACCTTTTTTTGAAGAGGGAGGAAATCCGTTAGGCTATCACTTCAAAAATGACGGACATTGGAATCAATCCGGCCACCTGAAAGCCGCTCAAGTGATTGAGAAATTTATAGAAGAAGAACAACAATAAAAACAGCGACGTCTGACCTTCCCCTTTAGTCTAAAGGGGAGTTGAAGGGGTTACAAGATAGCGGTTAATGGCATAATATTGCGCTTTAACCGGAGCCGACTTCTGGTTACTACGCTTTTCATCCATGATAAACCCTCTCTCATACATTTGTGGTTTCACATTCGCATAAAGCTCATAAAGCTCCGGTTCAACCACAGGTCTTTGAATATAACGAGGTTGATACAAATCTTGTATAAATGAAAGCGGCCGACCGCTCACCAAAGAAAGTTTGACATCCTTCCAATCACTGTCCGTCTGATTCTCGACCATCGCCCACCCCTGTAAACGCGAAGGGTCATCTTTTCCAGACCCCATCACCAACCTGAAACTCGTTTTCCAATATAATGAGGTGACCCTGTATTTTCTTGCTTCACGGCTTAAAGCCCAAATGCTAGCATGACAGCATGAAAAAATATTTTTTAATTGGAATTGCAGGAAGCGGAATGAACAGTCTCGCTTATTTTTTAAAAGCAGAAGGTCACGAGATCATGGGATCTGATCGCTCGTTTGATCGATCAGAAATGAAAAATGTAAAACAAGAACTTCTAACCAAAAATATAAAAGTTTTTCCCCAAAATGGATTGGGAATCACTGCTGACCTTGACGGGATTATCTATTCAAGTGCCGTTCAAAAGAATAATCTTGATTTAATCAAAGCCCGTGAATGCCATCTTCCCATCATTTTAAGAGCTCAAATGCTTGCCCATATTTTTAACTTAAAAGAAGGCATTGCGGTCAGTGGAACAAGTGGAAAAACAACCGTCGTAGGAATGATTGCTTCCATCCTACAAGAAGCAAAAATAGATTTTTCTTTTCTATGTGGTGGAAAAGTTAAAGGATTATCACAAAATGTTGCAATCGATTGGAAACTAGGAAAATCCTCATCCATGGTGATTGAAGCTGATGAAAGTGATGGAAGTTTAATCCACTATAAACCTAAGATCTCTATCATCACTAACATCTCAAAAGATCATAAAGATTTAGATGAACTCTATCCCCTTTTTCAGCATTTTATCGACTCAACTCAAGGCCTTATCATTTTAAATGGAGACTGCCCGGAAACAAAAAACATCAGAATTGGAAAAAACTCTACTTCTTTTTTCAAAAAAGAGCATGTTCAGAGCTTACAACTATCGGATGAAGGATCATATTTTACAGTCGATAAAATCCCTTTTCAGCTTACAGTTCCAGGCACCCACAATGTCATGAATGCCCTGGCGGCCATCTTAGCTGCACAAGCCCTTCAAATCCCAATGAACCAGATTCAAGGAGGTCTCAGAAAATTTCAAGGGATTGAGCGCCGTCTAGAATTAATTGGAACGGTAAAAAAAACAAGAGTCTATAACGACTATTCTCATAACCCCGCCAAGATCCACGCCGCTTTAGAAACGCTAAAAATTTTGACTCATCGACTCATTGTTGTTTATCAGCCCCATGGGTTTGGCCCCTTAAAACATCAATGGGATGAACTTCTAGAAACTTTTTCAAAGGGGATTTCTTCAAAAGACATCCTCTATCTTTTACCCATTTATGATGCAGGAGGAACAGCGAATCGAAGTGTGAGCTCAGAGGATTTTGTAAAAGATTTAAAAAAGAGAAATGTCCCAGCCTTCTTCTGTCAAAATCGGGAAGACCTTCAAAAAAGAATGAAAGAAGAAATGATAGAGGGAGATGTCGTTACCGTCATGGGGGCAAGAGATGGAACGTTGACTGAACTGGCCTATAAAATATTTGAGGGAATCGATCACCGAACACCCATCACCTATAACCTATCACCCATTTTTCCTGCTTCCAGGATGTAAGAGCTCATCCATATCCAAAAGCATTTCTTCTCGGCTGTAAGCAGCAATATCCATGATTTGAGTATCCATGCGAATCGCATCTTCAGGACAAACTTCCACACAAAATCCACAATAAACACATTTACCTAAATCAATGTCAAATTTCTTTGCTACTTTCTCTATATTAGGATCGGGATCTTCCCCAGCAATAATGTAAATGCATTTGGCGGGACAAACGGTCTCACATAGCATACAAGCGACACACCGAGGGCTCCCATCTTCCCTTTGCACCAATCGATGGCGGGTTCTTAATCGAGGGGCATACTCCCTTTTCTCATCGGGATATTGAATCGTCACAGCGGCTGATTGACCCTTCAAGAAACCTAAAAGATGTGCTGTGTGTAAGAAAATATTTTTGAAAAAATGGGTCGAGGTGATTAAAATTCCCTTAAATGCTTCAAAGATATAAATGCGTTCTAAGAATGTAAGTTCTTTGCGATTCACAAGATGAATTCCTTTAACAAAACCATTATTAATCCTGTAACAAGTATATTCATAAGCGCCAATGGCAGCATCATTTTCCATCCTAAGCGCATCAACTGATCATACCGAAAGCGTGGCAAAGTCCACCTGACCATCATCAAAAACCAACAAAAGAAAATAATCTTAAGAGAAAACGATAAGACCCCTAAAAGAGCTACTCCGGTCTGTGGAATAAGCCAGACCCCTCCCCAAGGGAAATGGAATCCATCAGAAAAAAGATAAGGGATTTGCCAGCCTCCAAAAAATAAAGTTGCTAAAAGAGCTGCCGCTAACACTGTTTCAAGAAAATCCGAGAGCATAAACATTCCAAATTTCATTCCACTGTATTCAACAAAATAACCAATGATTTCTGACTCTCCTTCGGGTAAATCAAATGGGGCTCGCTTGGTCTCAGCCATCGCTGCTGTCATGAAGAGCAGAAACCCCACTGGCTGAACAAAAATTCCCCACTGAGGAATCCAACTCAACCAATAATGCCCTTGGGCCTGAACCAAATCTTGTAAATTAAGAGAGCCATAGATCATAATAATCCCGATCAGAGAAACACCCATGGTAATTTCATAAGAAATCATTTGAGAAGAGGCTCGAAGTCCCCCCAAAAAAGAGTAATTATTATTAGAAGAAAAGCCTGCAAGGAAAACTCCATAGACCCCCATCGACATGACTGCAAAAATATAAAGAAGCCCAACATTCATGTTTGAAACTTGTAGGGAAACAGGATGTCCCCAAAGCATCAAATGATCTCCAATGGGAATCGCTGCAAAAGCAATAAGGGCAAAAAAAACAGAGATAAAAGGAGCCAGCATGTGAAGAGTTTTATGACCCAATCGAGGAGTAAAATCTTCCTTCATAATCAGTTTAATCATATCTGCAAGGGGATGGAATAAACCTAAAAGACGAAGCCCAAAAATCCTTGCTCGATTAGCCCCAATACGGTCCTGGATGACAGCACTCTGCTTACGCTCTACCCAAGTTAAGAAACCCGCCAAGTTAAGCGCTCCCATGATAACGATCAACGTTAGAACTATTTTCACAAGAATGTCAAAGCACATGTTTTTTCCGTCCATCGTCCATCGTCCCTCGCCCTTCGTCCTTCGAATCGTTCAACAGCACTCCTTCTTCCCCTAATTTTTGATAACTCATCCCATTAAAAGCAGATTCCGCCTGAACCATTTTTTCAAAAATGACGGAAGAATTCTCATAAGGCAAATTGATTCCAATATGTTGAGCCCATTCTTTTAAAATCTGCCACTCGGCCTTAGACTCGCCCAAGGCAGGAAATGCCTTAAAAATCCTTTGGACCCTACCCTCATAGTTCATGAACGTTCCATCTTTTTCAGCATAAACTGAAGAGGGAATAATCCATTTTGCTAAATTCATCCCTTCATGTTGATTAGAACCAATCCATACCATTGAATCTACTTTTTCAGCAATTTTTTGAGCTCTTTCCTTTCCCAAAAGATCGATTAAATTGTGACCGAAAAGAATCAATGTTTTGATTTTTCCAGCTTCTGCTAATGAAAAAATCTCATTCGCCTTAGCTTCAAAGCCCAGGGCTTGAGCCCCTTTCGTATTAGGCGTTTTATCCGACTTTCTCAGCAAATGATCTTCTTCTCCAGACTTCTTTGTTGGAAGATAGGCGATCGTCTGAATCCCAAGCTTATGAATAAATAATTCTTTTGCTATCCATAAATCCTCAAGGGTCACATCCGTTGATACAATCACAGCTGTATTTTGAAGCTCTTTCATAACCCAAGAACCCTCTTCCATCACTTCTTGCCATGAGGCTTGAACCAAATCTTTTCCATTGTTCTTCATCGGATATAAAACCCGATTCTGATCAATAAAATGATAATTATAACGCCCCTCATCACAAATCCACCACTGATTCACTTCAGGATTAACGCGTGGTTTAAGCCTCATCACACGTTCGTTAGGGGTCTGGTAAGGTCTTTCTTTATTCCAATGAATTTCGATATTACATCCCCGACTGCATCCTGGACAAATGGAGGACGTCTTTTCTAAAAACCAAACCCTACACTTAAAGCGAAAGTCCCGATCCGTTAGGGCACCGACAGGACAAATATCAACGGTATTTCCTGAATAAGCATTATCTAACTCTTTGCCAGGAGCCACCGTAATTTCAGCATGATCTCCACGATTGACAATCCCCATCTCATGGGTTCCAGTCACCTCATCACAAAATCTCACACACCGAGAACATAAAACACATCGCTCGCCGTCCAACATCACCGTGGGGCCAATGGGGACTACTTTTTCTTTTTTGACCTTATCTTCAAAAAGTCGGCTTTCATAAAGGCCATAATTCATATAATAATTTTGAAGCTCGCATTCTCCAGACTGATCGCACACAGGACAATCCAGGGGATGATTCACCAAAAGAAATTCTAAAACGGCCTCTCGGGCTTCTTTGACTCTATCATTTTCGGTATGAACCACCATGCCGTCAGCGACAGGTATAAAACACGAAATTTGCAATTTTGGAGATTTTTCCACCTCAACCAAACACATGCGGCAATTTCCAGCCACAGAAAGCCCTGGATGGTAGCAATAATGAGGAATAAACGTCCCTGCCTTTTTCGCAGCTTCAATAATAGAAGTTCCTGCTGGGACTGCGATATCTTTTCCATCAATTTTGAGTGTTGGCATATACACACTCCGCAAAATCCAAAAATTAAAATCCAAAAATCAAAACCACAATGCAAAATTTAAAACTATCACTGTCAAATGGATTGAAAACTTTTTGGATTTTAATATGTCATTTTGAATTTTGATATTTGATTTTTGATTTTATTTAAGTGCTGCTTCTACTAAATCACAAGAACCCGTTTTTATATGATGCTCAAATTCTCCTCGAAATTTTTTAATGTAGCTGATGACAGGAGACGCGGCTGCGTCTCCAAAAGCGCAAATGGTATTTCCTTCAATATTTTGACTAATATCTATTAAATTATCTAAATCTTGAGGACGACCTTTCCCTTCCCAAATTCTTTCTACAATCTTTAAAATCCAACCCGTTCCTTCTCGACAAGGGCTACATTGTCCACAAGATTCATGGGCAAAAAAACGTGTGGCGACGAGAAGTGCTTTGACCATACAAGTCGTCTCATCCATGACCATAATTCCAGCAGAACCCAGCATGGTTCCTGCAGCAGCCAAAGAATTAAAATCCATCCGAATATCAATCTCATTGGCCTTTAAAATGGAAGAGGAAATCCCACCTGGAATCACCGCCTTTAATATTAAGTCCTGTCGAATGCCTCCTGCATGTTCATAAATAATCTCTTTCAAAGAAGTACCCAGAGGAAGTTCATAAAGGCCTGGCTTTTTTACATGCCCACTCACGCTATAAAGACGCGTTCCCCCATTTTTTTCACATCCTAATTTTGAAAACCACTCAGCACCTTTGTTAATGATATGAGGAACACAGGCCAAGGTCTCAACATTGTTAATCACCGTTGGAGAATTAAAAAGTCCCTTAACCGCTGGAAACGGAGGCTTCAGTCTTGGAAACCCTTTTTTTCCCTCTAAAGAATCTAAAAGAGCTGTTTCCTCCCCACAAATATAGGCCCCCGCTCCCACATGAATAATTAAATCTAGAGAATAATCTGTTCCAAAAATCCCCTTTCCAAGAAATCCTTTTTCATAAGCCTCTTCGACCGCTCCCCTAAAAATTCGCACCGGCTCCACATATTCCCCTCGAATATAAATAAAGGCCTTATGAGATTTCACTGCAAAACAGGCAATAATAACTCCTTCGATTAAGGCATGTGGATCCAAACAAAGGATATAGCGGTCTTTGAATGTTCCAGGCTCCCCTTCATCTGCATTGATAACCACATAGCAAGGTTTCTTTGATTGCCTCGGGATAAATCCCCATTTCATTCCCGTTGGAAATCCTGCCCCACCTAGCCCGCGAAGATTAGATTTTTTGACCTCTTCAATCACCTGTTCAGCGCCCATCTCGGTCAAAACTTTTCGTGCAGATGTATAGCCTCCTCGAGAGCAATAAACCTCGATTTTATGGGCATTGGGAACATCAAAATGCTGTGATAAAATTTTAGGGCAAGCGCTCATATTTTTTGCTCGCTCAAAATCTTACTTAAAATCTCATCCATCGATTCTTTCGTCAAAGGCCCGATATAGCGATCATTCAATTGCATCATCGGTGCTATTTCACAAGCCCCTAAACACTCAACGGTTGACAAACTAAATCTTCCATCCTCGGAATCTTCACCTACATCGATACTCAATCGAGTCTTTAAATATTCGATTATTTCTTCACAACCTAATAAATGACAACTCATGTTACGACAGACTTGAAAATGATACTTCCCTTTTAATTTCGTATGATAAAGGGTATAGAAACTCACAACCTCCCTCACCTGCATCAAAGGAAGATCTAAATATTCTGCGGCGGCCTTCTCAATTTCAGGAGAAAGAGAGCCATATTTCTCTTGAGCCAAATTCAAAACAGGCAAAAGAGCTGCCCGCTTGGTCTCATACTGAGACATAATTTGTTCTAACTCAAGTTTATATTGGTATGTAAAATCTGAATTTTTGATCATATTTTTATATCAAAATTTAAATATCAAAATGACAGATTAAAATTCAAAATGTATTTATGTCTAGCCTTTTGAAAAATTTTGATTTTTGGTTTGTCATTTTGCATTTTGATTTTTGATATTTGATTTTTTAATTTATCTATCCAACTCCCCAGCGATCATATTGACCGAACCAAAAGTAGGAACAATATCGGCAACCATGTCCCCTTCCAACATGAGGGGAAGAGCCGCTGTAATTGGAAAACAAGGCGGACGAACCCTCACCCGAAAAGGGCGTTCCGTTCCATCACTCACAATATAAAAACCCAGTTCTCCATTGGCGGCTTCTACTGGAAAATAAACCTCTCCCTTGGGCGGGCGAATCCCATGACCAAACATGACCAATTTAAAATGATTCATGAGCCCTTCAATATTGCCATACGTTGCTTCTTTGGGAGGAAGAACCACCTTCTTATTAGCAACATTCACCTTGTCGTGGAAACCGGCCGTACTCCCCTGAAGCGTTGGATCAAGCTCAACAGGTTTTCCTACAATCTCTTCGATCTTTCCCATTTTAGCTGAATCAACCATATTAGCGGCAAGAATAGGTTTTCCATCTTCAGGTCGAATCGGTTTCCCTTCTTCATTCACAAGAATAGGCCCCGCAGGAATAAGATCCAACGCCTGTTCAATCATCTTCATACTCTGTTCCATCTCTTCCATTCTCACATAATAACGGTCTAAATTATCACCCGAATTTCCTAAAGGAATTTCAAAATTTAATTGATCATAAATTAAATAAGGTTGGGCTTTTCGCACATCATAATTGACACCCGTTGAACGCAAAAAAGGGCCTGTAATCCCATAAGCGATAGCATTCTCTTTAGAAATAACCCCCACTCCTTTCAGGCGATCCACAAAAATTCGATTACGGGAAAGGAGTTTGTCGACTTCCTTCAAAACTTTTCTCACCTCTTTCATCACCTGCTTCGTCCGATCTCGGAAACCCTCTGGCAAATCTGCCTTCACTCCCCCCACACGCCCATAAGAAACGGTGAGCCGAGCCCCTGCAACCTGTTCAACCAATTCATATAAAAATTCTCTGGCCTTAACCATATAAAGAAAGACCGTAAAAGCCCCTAACTCCATGGCCGATGCACCCACACAGGTCAGATGATCCGTAATTCTGGAAATCTCGCTCATGATCACACGAATAAATTTACAGCGCTCTGGAATTTCTAAACCCATTAACTTTTCAATAGCCAAGCAATAGGCAAAATTATTAATGAGGGGAGAAACATAATTCAAACGATCGGTATAAGGAATGGCTTGATTATAGGGACCCTGCTCACACATTTTTTCAAATCCACGATGGAGATATCCAATTTCAACGTCTGATTTAAGAACCGTTTCCCCATCGAGCTCTGCTGTAATGTGAATCACCCCATGCATTGCTGGGTGCGAAGGTCCAATATTTAAAAGCATGTGCCGTGTTTCAGTTCTTTTTTCTTGGGTCATCATCAGATCTTTACCTTATCAACCCTCATCGTGCAGAACCACTCATCAAGGGCTGTCTTTTATTGACGGGGTAGTCTTTACGAAGGGGATGGCCTTCAAAAGGCTCATACATCAAAATTCTTTTTAAATTGGGATGTCCATTAAATTTAATCCCAAACATATCCCAAACCTCTCGCTCATACCAATTCGCCCCTGGATAAAGGGATACCACCGAATCTATAGCGCAATCGATTTCAGGAACCAGGGCCTTCACACGAATTCTATGATTAAACTGAAGAGAGTAAAAATGATACACCACTTCAAAACGGGCGAGATTCTCTCTTCCCAAATAATCAACCGCCGTCAAATCCATCAAAAAATTAAAATCAAGAGATGAATCATCTTTGAGAAAGGAAACGAGTGGCAAAAGCCCTTCTTTTTTAATGAGGACAGTTTGATCACCCCATTGAGAATGGGCGTCTGTCACATACTCTGAAAACTTTGATTTTAATTGGCCTAGAATGTCCATATATCACCTTAATCCAAAATTCAAAAATCAAAATGCAAAATGACAAATTAAAATTTAAATTGAGAAACAAAACCAAAAGATACTTTGATTTTTGATATGTCATTTTGATTTTTGATTTTTAATTTTTGATTTTTGATTTACACTGCTTGTTTCTGCCTTTGTATCTTCTCTTGCAGCTTCATGAGCCCATCCAACACATTTTCTGGCCTCGGCGGGCAGCCTGGAATATAAACATCTACAGGAATAATCGTATCAATTCCCATCACCGTCGCATAATTATCATAAAAACCACCCGTACACGTACAAACCCCAAAAGCGACCACCCATTTAGGCTCACACATCTGATCATAAATTTTTTTTAAAACAGGGGCCATTTTCTGACTGATCGTCCCGACCACAAAAAGCACATCCGACTGGCGTGGAGAAAAACGCACAAGACCCGCTCCGAAGCGGTCCATATCATAATGCGAGGTAGCTGTTGCCATGTATTCCATCCCACAACAAGCCGTGACAAAAGGATATTGAAAAATAGAATACTTGCGTGCCCAACCAATGGCTTCTTCAAGCTTGGAAGTAAAAAAACCAGTCACTGAATTAAGAATACTCATGAAACCTCTTTAAATAAATCCAAAAATCAAATATCAAAAACCAAAATTAAGGAAGAATTTAATTAAGAAACTCCTTCATTTTGCATTTTGAATTTTGAATTTTGAATTTTGATTTTTTTACTCCCACTCCAACGCCCCTTTACGCCAAGCATAAACGAGCCCCACCACGACCACGGCTAAAAAAGCAACCATCTCCATTAATCCTAATAATCCTAAACTCTTAAAAATAACCGCCCACGGAAATAAAAACACCAATTCCACATCAAAAATGATAAACAGCATGGCCACTAAATAAAACTTCACCCCAAATCTCCCCCGAGGTAAAGTCATCGGTTCAAAACCACATTCAAAAGGTTCACTTTTAACTTTAGTAATCCTTTTGGGTCCTAAAAGGCTGGCTAAAGTCAAAAGGGTAAAAGCAATAAATCCTGAAAAAGCAAAAACAATCAATAAACTTGCATATTCCATAACGACTCTAATCAATGAATGATCTATACCTTACTTACTTCACCGTCCAATAAGCCTTGGATACTACACCATCCCACCTTGTTTGTCTACCGTTTCGTAAACCACCATCCTTTCTAAAAAAGCCTCTTTCCACCATAATTTTTGGGCTTGGAAAAAGATAAACTGAGGCAATTTCATGAGAAAAATGGCAAGAAAGACTAAAAACAATCCCCTGATAAACCATGAAAGAAAAAACAAAAATAAAAAAAAGGTTATAAGAAATACCCCCCCTAAAATTAGAAATGCGCAAGCAAAGAAAATATTTCTAAAAGAAATTTTTCCATAAGCCCGATAACGAATATTACAATAAGTACAATGACAAATGATCCCCAAATCATGATAGATCCCATTCAAGGAATGCCAATCCAACCCTTTAGAAGCTACAAGATTTGACTTACATTGAGGGCAAAACTTATCACAAGAATAAAACTGATAAGGACCTTTCCAATTTAATTGCATTTTCAATTCTTATCTCTTATTTTCATCGTTCACTATCCTTTGTCATCATAGTTGTAGCCATAGCTTATGAGCCACCCGATGCGGATAAAAAGAGTCCACAGTCGACAGTCAACGGTCGACAGTTTTAAAGGAAGTATTTTTTTCTATGGACTGTAGACCGTTGACTATGGACTCGTTTTTCATATTTATGATAGAGTATTCGGCCATGAAGATGAAGAGCGAATCATTTGCTACACCCCAAGGAACAGAGAATTTTCGAAAACGATTTGAGGGAAAAACTTCCCCAGAACATTTTCGAAATGATTCCCTTTTATCAAATTCATTATACCTTTCCTCTTTAGGGCTAGGAACTTATCTTGGGGATCCCGATGATGAGACTGACAACCAAGTCGAAAAAATGGCTCGGCTGGCCGTTCAAAGTGGAGTCAACGTGATCGACACTGCCATCAATTATCGCTATCAAAGAGCGGAACGCTCCATTGGACGATCCCTCCATCAGATGTTCACCCAAGACAAAATTAACAGAAATGAAATTGTGATTTCTACCAAAGGTGGATTTATCCCTTTTAATGGAAAAGAGCCTGAGACTCCTGATCTTTATATTCAAAAAAATCTCATCGACACTGAGCTTGCCTTTGAAGAGGAAATTGTTGCGGGATGCCACTGCATCAGTCCCTCTTATCTCCAAAGCCAGATTAATCAAAGTCTTGTGAACCTCCATCTGTCAACTATCGACATCTATTATGTCCATAATCCTGAAACTCAATTAAGAGAAGTTTCGAGGAATCAATTTTACAAAAGAATTCAAGCCGCCTTTAAACTTTTGGAAGAAAATGTTGCTCAAGGAAAAATTCGCTGCTATGGAACAGCGACATGGACCGGTTTTTTAGCTAATCCTAAAACGAAAGATTACTTAAGTCTAAAAGATTTGATCCAAATTGCCCATGACGTAGGGGGAACTCAACACCACTTTAAGGCGATTCAACTTCCCTACAATCTTGCGATGCCCGAAGCGCTACTCCATCGAAATCAAGAATTAAATGGCCAATGGGTTTCTCTTCTTACGGCCGCCCAAAACCAGGGATTCATCGTCATGTCTAGCGCCTCTCTCTTACAAGGCCGGCTGGCGGAAACCCTGCCTGAAGCCGTTCATCATTTATTTAAAGGGCTTAAAACGCCTGCTCAGAAATCGATTCAATTTGTGCGCTCCACCCCTGGGATTACAACAGCCTTGGTTGGAATGAAAAGTCAAGCACACCTGAAGGAAAACACTGAAACCCTTCAGCACGAGCTTGAACCCGAATCCATTACCAGCGTATTTGAAAATTAAATAGGTGTATCATTCAAAATTTTTATGCAATTCGATCTCTTTAACCAAGCTGAAAACGATGTTTTTTCCTCTCCCTCTTATGAGGCGTTTCGCAAAAAATTTTTGGAGGTAGGATGCACCCAATGTGATCTCCACAAGGGAAGAACAAATATTGTTATTGATCGTGGAAATCCAAAATCAGAAATCCTCATCATTGGAGAAGGGCCCGGAGAACAAGAAGATCTTCAAGGAAAAGCCTTTGTTGGAAGGGCAGGAAAACTCCTCGATAAAATCATGATGAGCATTAA containing:
- a CDS encoding NADH-quinone oxidoreductase subunit H; this translates as MLVKIVLTLIVIMGALNLAGFLTWVERKQSAVIQDRIGANRARIFGLRLLGLFHPLADMIKLIMKEDFTPRLGHKTLHMLAPFISVFFALIAFAAIPIGDHLMLWGHPVSLQVSNMNVGLLYIFAVMSMGVYGVFLAGFSSNNNYSFLGGLRASSQMISYEITMGVSLIGIIMIYGSLNLQDLVQAQGHYWLSWIPQWGIFVQPVGFLLFMTAAMAETKRAPFDLPEGESEIIGYFVEYSGMKFGMFMLSDFLETVLAAALLATLFFGGWQIPYLFSDGFHFPWGGVWLIPQTGVALLGVLSFSLKIIFFCWFLMMVRWTLPRFRYDQLMRLGWKMMLPLALMNILVTGLIMVLLKEFIL
- the nuoF gene encoding NADH-quinone oxidoreductase subunit NuoF, giving the protein MSACPKILSQHFDVPNAHKIEVYCSRGGYTSARKVLTEMGAEQVIEEVKKSNLRGLGGAGFPTGMKWGFIPRQSKKPCYVVINADEGEPGTFKDRYILCLDPHALIEGVIIACFAVKSHKAFIYIRGEYVEPVRIFRGAVEEAYEKGFLGKGIFGTDYSLDLIIHVGAGAYICGEETALLDSLEGKKGFPRLKPPFPAVKGLFNSPTVINNVETLACVPHIINKGAEWFSKLGCEKNGGTRLYSVSGHVKKPGLYELPLGTSLKEIIYEHAGGIRQDLILKAVIPGGISSSILKANEIDIRMDFNSLAAAGTMLGSAGIMVMDETTCMVKALLVATRFFAHESCGQCSPCREGTGWILKIVERIWEGKGRPQDLDNLIDISQNIEGNTICAFGDAAASPVISYIKKFRGEFEHHIKTGSCDLVEAALK
- a CDS encoding aldo/keto reductase; this translates as MKSESFATPQGTENFRKRFEGKTSPEHFRNDSLLSNSLYLSSLGLGTYLGDPDDETDNQVEKMARLAVQSGVNVIDTAINYRYQRAERSIGRSLHQMFTQDKINRNEIVISTKGGFIPFNGKEPETPDLYIQKNLIDTELAFEEEIVAGCHCISPSYLQSQINQSLVNLHLSTIDIYYVHNPETQLREVSRNQFYKRIQAAFKLLEENVAQGKIRCYGTATWTGFLANPKTKDYLSLKDLIQIAHDVGGTQHHFKAIQLPYNLAMPEALLHRNQELNGQWVSLLTAAQNQGFIVMSSASLLQGRLAETLPEAVHHLFKGLKTPAQKSIQFVRSTPGITTALVGMKSQAHLKENTETLQHELEPESITSVFEN
- a CDS encoding (2Fe-2S)-binding protein is translated as MPTLKIDGKDIAVPAGTSIIEAAKKAGTFIPHYCYHPGLSVAGNCRMCLVEVEKSPKLQISCFIPVADGMVVHTENDRVKEAREAVLEFLLVNHPLDCPVCDQSGECELQNYYMNYGLYESRLFEDKVKKEKVVPIGPTVMLDGERCVLCSRCVRFCDEVTGTHEMGIVNRGDHAEITVAPGKELDNAYSGNTVDICPVGALTDRDFRFKCRVWFLEKTSSICPGCSRGCNIEIHWNKERPYQTPNERVMRLKPRVNPEVNQWWICDEGRYNYHFIDQNRVLYPMKNNGKDLVQASWQEVMEEGSWVMKELQNTAVIVSTDVTLEDLWIAKELFIHKLGIQTIAYLPTKKSGEEDHLLRKSDKTPNTKGAQALGFEAKANEIFSLAEAGKIKTLILFGHNLIDLLGKERAQKIAEKVDSMVWIGSNQHEGMNLAKWIIPSSVYAEKDGTFMNYEGRVQRIFKAFPALGESKAEWQILKEWAQHIGINLPYENSSVIFEKMVQAESAFNGMSYQKLGEEGVLLNDSKDEGRGTMDDGRKKHVL
- a CDS encoding NADH-quinone oxidoreductase subunit I — its product is MENDAAIGAYEYTCYRINNGFVKGIHLVNRKELTFLERIYIFEAFKGILITSTHFFKNIFLHTAHLLGFLKGQSAAVTIQYPDEKREYAPRLRTRHRLVQREDGSPRCVACMLCETVCPAKCIYIIAGEDPDPNIEKVAKKFDIDLGKCVYCGFCVEVCPEDAIRMDTQIMDIAAYSREEMLLDMDELLHPGSRKNG
- the nuoB gene encoding NADH-quinone oxidoreductase subunit NuoB — its product is MSILNSVTGFFTSKLEEAIGWARKYSIFQYPFVTACCGMEYMATATSHYDMDRFGAGLVRFSPRQSDVLFVVGTISQKMAPVLKKIYDQMCEPKWVVAFGVCTCTGGFYDNYATVMGIDTIIPVDVYIPGCPPRPENVLDGLMKLQEKIQRQKQAV
- a CDS encoding NADH-quinone oxidoreductase subunit C, with the translated sequence MDILGQLKSKFSEYVTDAHSQWGDQTVLIKKEGLLPLVSFLKDDSSLDFNFLMDLTAVDYLGRENLARFEVVYHFYSLQFNHRIRVKALVPEIDCAIDSVVSLYPGANWYEREVWDMFGIKFNGHPNLKRILMYEPFEGHPLRKDYPVNKRQPLMSGSAR
- a CDS encoding NAD(P)H-dependent oxidoreductase subunit E, translated to MIKNSDFTYQYKLELEQIMSQYETKRAALLPVLNLAQEKYGSLSPEIEKAAAEYLDLPLMQVREVVSFYTLYHTKLKGKYHFQVCRNMSCHLLGCEEIIEYLKTRLSIDVGEDSEDGRFSLSTVECLGACEIAPMMQLNDRYIGPLTKESMDEILSKILSEQKI
- a CDS encoding NADH-quinone oxidoreductase subunit A gives rise to the protein MEYASLLIVFAFSGFIAFTLLTLASLLGPKRITKVKSEPFECGFEPMTLPRGRFGVKFYLVAMLFIIFDVELVFLFPWAVIFKSLGLLGLMEMVAFLAVVVVGLVYAWRKGALEWE